A window of Halobacillus naozhouensis genomic DNA:
CACATGACGGAATCAGAAAGCCACAATGGCCACGTGCCATGGAATATGATGTTTCATGGATTTGTCCTGGCAGCTATTGTCGTTGCCGGCTCTCTCTTTACCATGTCATTTGGCCATGACCATAATAAGCATCAACCACATGAGCAGCACCAACAACAGGAACAGCATCAGGAACATTCTAGTCATTAAGTTTGCTCCTGGTTATAGAATCAAGCCTTATAGTATAGCAACTTTAATATCCCACGGTGGTGATTAGATTGGAAAAAAACAAACAACTCTACAATGAATATAATCAGGATTCAGGCAGTTTCCCTTGGAAGCATGTAGTAAGCTTTACCCTATGTATTATCCTAGCTGCTTTCACACTCTGGGGAACCCTGTATTCAGATTATAGTTTCAAACCATTATTAGCCATCATATCGGGCGTTGCTTTCTTACAGGCATTACTTCAACTGTTCTATGTGCAACCTCGGCAATAGGCCTTACAAAATAAACCTAAAAAAGCCCACTTTTCTTTGTTTGAAA
This region includes:
- the qoxD gene encoding cytochrome aa3 quinol oxidase subunit IV, whose product is MAEHNKRIPVQHIVGFVLSLVLTLLAAWAALRSDLSTFWIITSIMILAVIQAGIQLFMFMHMTESESHNGHVPWNMMFHGFVLAAIVVAGSLFTMSFGHDHNKHQPHEQHQQQEQHQEHSSH